Proteins encoded together in one Vitis vinifera cultivar Pinot Noir 40024 chromosome 4, ASM3070453v1 window:
- the LOC100245761 gene encoding uncharacterized protein LOC100245761 isoform X1: MKGHESKMPRMEDILNLPVQDPPCAEFSAAHINWKKVEGGRQGGDDIALIPFSRVDDFVKGESTNAECPASFRIESRRKRPEGSISKPRVDGYLEYTLYWCSYGPEDYRDSESGLGDSSNNKPASGKGSRPGRRHMMRGCLCHFTVKRLYTRPSLALIIYNQRKHVDKTGAPCHGILDRDAVGTRAMYAPRISEELRQKVMSMLYVGISLDNIIQHHMEVVQNHGGPHNRDDFLTRNDVRNMERVIRNSSHMLLDNDECSVKAWMQRHQKHVFFFQANSGSEPFILGIQTDWQLQQMLHYGHNGSIASHSTFGSKKLKYPLCSLLVFDSSRNAIPVAWVITSSSIGQGIHKWMGIFVERIRTKDPRWRPNAFLVDDPSIEIGVIREVFQCRVLLCLWHVRRAWMRSLLKKCCNLDVQQEMFKHLGQILYCTKNRPIIVDAIQEFMQIFVDQCAFMNYFRRRWLPRIELWVNGIKTLPVASQEPNAAIESYHLSLKTKLFNELYANHWPRVDWLIHILTTEIHSFYWLEQYIIETGYFENLRDVSFTTNSWYRALHIPDADVLLDEQNLQLAKVISQTDRTLAYTIWNPGSEFCICDCPWSRLGNLCKHAIKVAILCKSRQVARPLLSAQVYRQALLTLLQNPPDDPLVLDHAILHVTRLQQDIKGLEELSNSGLLQPLPPETNSQMVDNIPIFPRLH, translated from the exons ATGCCAAGAATGGAGGACATTCTTAACCTTCCTGTGCAAGATCCTCCTTGTGCGGAGTTCTCTGCAGCTCATATAaactggaaaaaggtagaaggtGGTCGCCAAGGTGGTGATGATATTGCTTTAATCCCTTTTTCTAGAGTAGATGATTTTGTGAAAGGAGAGTCTACTAATGCAGAATGCCCTGCTAGCTTCCGCATTGAGTCCAGGAGGAAGAGACCTGAAGGGAGCATCAGCAAACCGAGGGTTGATGGCTATCTGGAATATACTCT ATACTGGTGTTCTTATGGTCCCGAAGACTACCGAGATAGCGAATCTGGTCTTGGGGACAGTTCAAATAATAAACCTGCATCAGGGAAGGGTAGCAGGCCAGGGAGGCGTCACATGATGAGGGGCTGTCTTTGCCACTTCACAGTAAAACGCTTATACACCCGCCCCTCCCTTGCCCTTATCATCTATAATCAAAGAAAACATGTAGATAAAACAGGGGCTCCATGTCATGGAATACTTGATCGGGATGCTGTGGGAACAAGAGCAATGTATGCTCCTCGGATTTCAGAAGAATTACGCCAGAAAGTGATGTCTATGCTTTATGTTGGAATATCTTTAGACAATATAATCCAGCATCACATGGAGGTGGTGCAGAACCATGGTGGGCCCCACAACCGTGATGATTTTCTCACTCGAAATGATGTTCGTAACATGGAAAGAGTAATCCGTAATTCATCACACATGTTACTTGACAATGATGAATGCAGTGTAAAAGCTTGGATGCAACGCCATCAGAagcatgttttctttttccaagCTAACTCTGGTTCAGAACCATTTATTTTGGGGATACAAACAGATTGGCAGCTGCAGCAAATGCTTCATTATGGGCACAATGGTTCAATAGCTTCTCATTCAACATTTGGCAGTAAGAAACTTAAG TATCCTTTGTGTTCTTTACTTGTTTTTGACTCATCCCGGAATGCGATACCAGTTGCTTGGGTCATTACCTCTTCTTCTATTGGTCAAGGCATCCATAAATGGATGGGGATCTTTGTTGAAAGAATCCGAACAAAAGATCCCAGATGGAGACCCAATGCCTTCTTAGTAGATGATCCTTCTATTGAAATTGGTGTTATCAG AGAAGTATTTCAGTGTCGGGTCCTTCTATGTCTCTGGCATGTTCGTCGTGCTTGGATGAGAAGCCTTCTGAAGAAATGCTGTAACTTGGATGTACAACAGGAGATGTTTAAGCACTTAGGTCAGATTCTGTACTGCACAAAAAACAGGCCAATCATTGTGGATGCTATCCAAGAGTTCATGCAAATATTTGTTGACCAATGCGCCTTCATGAATTATTTCAGGAGACGGTGGTTACCAAGGATAG AACTGTGGGTGAATGGAATAAAGACTCTTCCCGTGGCAAGTCAAGAGCCTAATGCTGCAATTGAGTCCTATCATCTAAGCTTGAAAACAAAGCTTTTCAACGAGTTATATGCTAATCACTGGCCAAGAGTTGACTGGTTGATTCACATATTGACAACCGAAATTCACTCTTTTTATTGGCTTGAACAATACATAATAGAGACTGGATACTTTGAAAATCTGAGGGATGTGTCTTTCACAACCAACTCATGGTATCGGGCCCTGCATATCCCAGATGCAGATGTGTTACTGGATGAGCAAAATCTCCAGCTCGCAAAGGTCATTTCTCAAACAGACAGAACCCTGGCATATACAATTTGGAACCCTGGGTCTGAGTTCTGTATCTGTGATTGCCCCTGGTCTAGGCTGGGAAATCTCTGCAAGCATGCCATAAAGGTGGCAATTTTATGTAAAAGTAGGCAGGTCGCAAGGCCGTTATTGTCGGCTCAAGTTTATCGGCAGGCCTTGCTTACCCTTCTGCAGAACCCCCCAGATGATCCCCTGGTCCTTGATCATGCCATTCTTCATGTGACTCGCTTGCAACAAGACATCAAAGGTCTAGAAGAGTTATCCAACAGTGGCCTGCTCCAGCCTTTACCCCCTGAGACAAACTCTCAGATGGTGGATAATATCCCAATTTTTCCTCGTCTGCACTGA
- the LOC100245761 gene encoding uncharacterized protein LOC100245761 isoform X2, producing MMRGCLCHFTVKRLYTRPSLALIIYNQRKHVDKTGAPCHGILDRDAVGTRAMYAPRISEELRQKVMSMLYVGISLDNIIQHHMEVVQNHGGPHNRDDFLTRNDVRNMERVIRNSSHMLLDNDECSVKAWMQRHQKHVFFFQANSGSEPFILGIQTDWQLQQMLHYGHNGSIASHSTFGSKKLKYPLCSLLVFDSSRNAIPVAWVITSSSIGQGIHKWMGIFVERIRTKDPRWRPNAFLVDDPSIEIGVIREVFQCRVLLCLWHVRRAWMRSLLKKCCNLDVQQEMFKHLGQILYCTKNRPIIVDAIQEFMQIFVDQCAFMNYFRRRWLPRIELWVNGIKTLPVASQEPNAAIESYHLSLKTKLFNELYANHWPRVDWLIHILTTEIHSFYWLEQYIIETGYFENLRDVSFTTNSWYRALHIPDADVLLDEQNLQLAKVISQTDRTLAYTIWNPGSEFCICDCPWSRLGNLCKHAIKVAILCKSRQVARPLLSAQVYRQALLTLLQNPPDDPLVLDHAILHVTRLQQDIKGLEELSNSGLLQPLPPETNSQMVDNIPIFPRLH from the exons ATGATGAGGGGCTGTCTTTGCCACTTCACAGTAAAACGCTTATACACCCGCCCCTCCCTTGCCCTTATCATCTATAATCAAAGAAAACATGTAGATAAAACAGGGGCTCCATGTCATGGAATACTTGATCGGGATGCTGTGGGAACAAGAGCAATGTATGCTCCTCGGATTTCAGAAGAATTACGCCAGAAAGTGATGTCTATGCTTTATGTTGGAATATCTTTAGACAATATAATCCAGCATCACATGGAGGTGGTGCAGAACCATGGTGGGCCCCACAACCGTGATGATTTTCTCACTCGAAATGATGTTCGTAACATGGAAAGAGTAATCCGTAATTCATCACACATGTTACTTGACAATGATGAATGCAGTGTAAAAGCTTGGATGCAACGCCATCAGAagcatgttttctttttccaagCTAACTCTGGTTCAGAACCATTTATTTTGGGGATACAAACAGATTGGCAGCTGCAGCAAATGCTTCATTATGGGCACAATGGTTCAATAGCTTCTCATTCAACATTTGGCAGTAAGAAACTTAAG TATCCTTTGTGTTCTTTACTTGTTTTTGACTCATCCCGGAATGCGATACCAGTTGCTTGGGTCATTACCTCTTCTTCTATTGGTCAAGGCATCCATAAATGGATGGGGATCTTTGTTGAAAGAATCCGAACAAAAGATCCCAGATGGAGACCCAATGCCTTCTTAGTAGATGATCCTTCTATTGAAATTGGTGTTATCAG AGAAGTATTTCAGTGTCGGGTCCTTCTATGTCTCTGGCATGTTCGTCGTGCTTGGATGAGAAGCCTTCTGAAGAAATGCTGTAACTTGGATGTACAACAGGAGATGTTTAAGCACTTAGGTCAGATTCTGTACTGCACAAAAAACAGGCCAATCATTGTGGATGCTATCCAAGAGTTCATGCAAATATTTGTTGACCAATGCGCCTTCATGAATTATTTCAGGAGACGGTGGTTACCAAGGATAG AACTGTGGGTGAATGGAATAAAGACTCTTCCCGTGGCAAGTCAAGAGCCTAATGCTGCAATTGAGTCCTATCATCTAAGCTTGAAAACAAAGCTTTTCAACGAGTTATATGCTAATCACTGGCCAAGAGTTGACTGGTTGATTCACATATTGACAACCGAAATTCACTCTTTTTATTGGCTTGAACAATACATAATAGAGACTGGATACTTTGAAAATCTGAGGGATGTGTCTTTCACAACCAACTCATGGTATCGGGCCCTGCATATCCCAGATGCAGATGTGTTACTGGATGAGCAAAATCTCCAGCTCGCAAAGGTCATTTCTCAAACAGACAGAACCCTGGCATATACAATTTGGAACCCTGGGTCTGAGTTCTGTATCTGTGATTGCCCCTGGTCTAGGCTGGGAAATCTCTGCAAGCATGCCATAAAGGTGGCAATTTTATGTAAAAGTAGGCAGGTCGCAAGGCCGTTATTGTCGGCTCAAGTTTATCGGCAGGCCTTGCTTACCCTTCTGCAGAACCCCCCAGATGATCCCCTGGTCCTTGATCATGCCATTCTTCATGTGACTCGCTTGCAACAAGACATCAAAGGTCTAGAAGAGTTATCCAACAGTGGCCTGCTCCAGCCTTTACCCCCTGAGACAAACTCTCAGATGGTGGATAATATCCCAATTTTTCCTCGTCTGCACTGA
- the LOC100247517 gene encoding FCS-Like Zinc finger 8: MLRKRSRSFQKDQHMGHPTMADAVSELYFQSDVMGQKHKGNSFFSVPGLFVGLNYKGLSDSDSVRSPTSPLDFRVFSNLGSPFRSPRSSQDGQHKSWDCSKVGLSIIDSLDDGGKLSGKVLGSSESKTILFGPQMRIKTPNSPSHINFFDGSKSLPKNYASFPHTQIKSRPQKRDSDVVFEIEETPLEPEAFGRIRSCSLDSSRSFSSLTNLTKRQSNLSSGNLCPGNMTTQVSSPPQILGGNPNPDNFLPMKLNSIPASVGSGQGLIGSLSASEIELSEDYTCVISHGPNPKTTHIYGDCILECHSNDLANHNKNDEHKIGSPLIVECSDNSTPYPSNDFLSICYSCKKKLEEGKDIYMYRGEKAFCSLNCRSQEILIDEEMEKTTDDSSEKSPVSKCGEDLFETGMLAC, from the exons ATGCTGAGGAAGAGGAGCAGATCATTTCAGAAAGATCAACACATGGGTCATCCAACAATGGCTGATGCTGTTTCTGAGCTCTATTTTCAGTCTGATGTTATGGGGCAGAAACACAAAGGCAACTCCTTTTTCAGTGTCCCTGGCCTGTTTGTAGGATTGAATTATAAGGGTTTATCAGATTCTGATTCAGTTAGAAGCCCTACCTCTCCTCTAGATTTTAGAGTATTTTCAAATCTAGGCAGCCCATTTAGGTCCCCAAGATCATCCCAAGATGGGCAGCACAAGAGCTGGGATTGCAGTAAAGTAGGTTTAAGCATCATAGATTCTCTTGATGATGGTGGGAAACTATCCGGTAAAGTTCTCGGATCATCGGAGAGTAAGACTATTCTTTTTGGACCTCAGATGAGGATTAAAACCCCTAATTCTCCAAGCcatatcaatttttttgatGGTTCAAAGTCTCTGCCTAAAAACTATGCAAGTTTTCCTCATACCCAGATCAAATCTCGACCCCAGAAGCGGGATTCTGATGTTGTGTTTGAAATTGAAGAAACCCCATTAGAACCCGAGGCATTTGGAAGGATTCGATCTTGTTCGTTGGATTCCAGCAGGTCATTCTCGTCCCTAACTAATTTAACCAAGCGCCAGTCCAATTTGAGTTCTGGGAATTTATGCCCAGGAAATATGACTACCCAAGTTAGTTCACCTCCTCAAATACTTGGAGGAAACCCAAATCCGGACAATTTTTTGCCTATGAAACTGAATTCGATTCCAGCATCGGTTGGCTCTGGCCAAGGATTGATCGGATCTCTCTCAGCAAGTGAAATTGAGCTTTCTGAGGATTATACATGTGTGATTTCTCATGGTCCAAACCCCAAAACAACTCATATTTATGGTGACTGCATTTTGGAATGTCACTCTAATGACTTAGCCAATCATAATAAGAATGATGAACATAAGATAGGTTCTCCCCTGATAGTCGAATGCTCGGATAATTCTACCCCATATCCTTCTAATGACTTCTTGAGCATCTGTTACTCTTGCAAGAAGAAATTGGAAGAGGGAAAAGATATCTACATGTACAG GGGTGAGAAAGCATTTTGCAGTTTGAATTGCCGCTCACAGGAGATTTTGATTGATGAGGAAATGGAGAAGACAACAGATGATTCTTCTGAGAAGTCTCCTGTGTCAAAATGTGGCGAGGATCTTTTTGAAACCGGCATGTTGGCATGCTGA
- the LOC100252623 gene encoding probable E3 ubiquitin-protein ligase RZFP34, which translates to MTEMMANHSDSQHFELKNLKEMIFNVNERDVVKSCAQHSNGECMEIKEPTDHVEITEKELLEKGYMQYGCPHYRRRCRIRAPCCNEIFDCRHCHNEAKNSIKVDKAQRHDIPRHQVQQVICSLCNTEQEVRQVCINCGVCMGKYFCETCKLFDDDTSKKQYHCNGCGICRIGGRENFFHCYKCRCCYSVLLKNSHPCVEGAMHHDCPVCFEYLFESTDDVTVMPCGHTIHQNCLKEMREHLQYACPLCSKSVCDMSKVWEKFDMEIAAIPMPEPYQNKMVWILCNDCGKTSKVHFHVLAQKCLNCKSYNTRQTRG; encoded by the exons ATGACAGAAATGATGGCCAATCATTCTGACTCTCAACATTTTGAGCTGAAAAACCTGaaagaaatgattttcaatGTGAATGAAAGAGACGTTGTTAAGTCATGTGCTCAGCATTCCAATGGAGAGTGTATGGAGATCAAAGAGCCAACTGATCATGTAGAGATCACAGAAAAGGAATTGCTAGAGAAAGGCTATATGCAGTACGG ATGTCCACATTATCGGAGAAGGTGCCGCATTAGAGCTCCATGTTGCAATGAGATTTTTGATTGTCGCCATTGTCATAATGAAGCAAAG AATAGTATTAAGGTTGACAAGGCACAGAGACATGACATTCCACGGCACCAAGTCCAGCAG GTGATATGTTCACTCTGTAACACTGAACAAGAG GTTCGTCAAGTTTGTATTAACTGTGGTGTATGTATGGGGAAATACTTCTGTGAGACCTGCAAACTATTCGATGATGAT ACATCTAAGAAACAGTATCATTGCAATGGGTGTGGAATTTGCAG AATTGGAGGGCGAGAGAACTTCTTCCACTGTTACAAATGCC GTTGCTGCTACTCTGTTCTGCTAAAGAACAGCCATCCTTGTGTGGAAGGAGCAATGCATCATGACTGCCCTGTTTGCTTTGAG TATTTATTCGAGTCAACGGATGATGTGACTGTTATGCCGTGTGGACATACGATTCACCAAAACTGTTTGAAGGAGATGAGGGAACATTTACA ATATGCATGCCCTCTCTGCTCCAAGTCTGTTTGTGATATGTCCAAGGTGTGGGAAAAATTTGACATGGAGATTGCAGCTATACCAATGCCAGAACCTTATCAGAACAAAATG GTTTGGATCCTTTGCAACGATTGTGGAAAAACCTCGAAAGTGCATTTCCATGTCCTGGCTCAGAAATGCCTAAATTGCAAGTCATACAACACTCGCCAAACCAGAGGCTGA